Within Amycolatopsis sp. cg5, the genomic segment ACCAAGTTCGGCAACTGGATCTTCGCGGTCGGCGGCTCCCTGCAGAGCTCGCGCGCGGTCGGTGTTCCGGTGGTGCGCACCAAGATCCTGCTGTTCATGACCACGGCCTTCGCGGGCTGGATCGTCGGGTCGATCAACATCCTGCGGTTCGCGAGCGTCCAGGCGAACCAGGGCATCGGCCTCGAACTGCAGTACATCATCGCGGCCGTGGTCGGCGGCTGCCTGCTGACCGGCGGTTTCGGTTCGGCGGTCGGCGCGGCGATCGGCGCGCTGATCTTCGGCATGGCCAGGCAGGGCATCGTGTTCGCCCGCTGGGACAGCGACTGGTTCATGCTCTTCCTCGGCGTGATGCTGCTGGCCGCGGTGCTGGTCAACAACACCTTCCGGCGGCGGGCGGAAAGGGTACGGCGATGAGCCTCATCCAGGTCACCGACATCGGAAAGACCTACGGCAGCGTGATCGCGCTGCGCGATGTGTCCACTGTGGTCAACGCGGGTGAGGTCACCTGCGTGCTCGGCGACAACGGCGCCGGCAAGTCCACGCTGATCAAGATCCTCGCCGGGGTGCATCAGCACGACCGCGGCGAGTTCCTGGTCGAGGGTGAGCCGGTCCGGTTCACCTCACCGCGTGAGGCGCTCGACCGCGGCATCGCGACGGTGTACCAGGACCTCGCGGTGGTGCCGCTGATGAGTGTCTGGCGGAACTTCTTCCTGGGCTCCGAGCCGACGGTCGGCTTCGGGCCGTTCCGCGCGCTGGACCGCAAGACCGGGCGCGAGACGACCAAGAAGGCGTTGTCCGACATGGGCATCGACCTGCGTGACGTCGAGCAGCCGGTCGGCACGCTGTCCGGTGGTGAGCGGCAGTGCGTGGCGATCGCGCGTGCCGTGCACTTCGGCGCGAAGGTGCTGATCCTCGACGAGCCGACGGCGGCGCTGGGCGTCAAGCAGGCCGGTGTCGTGCTCAAGTACGTGGCGCAGGCCCGCGATCGCGGGCTCGGCGTCGTGCT encodes:
- a CDS encoding ATP-binding cassette domain-containing protein, giving the protein MSLIQVTDIGKTYGSVIALRDVSTVVNAGEVTCVLGDNGAGKSTLIKILAGVHQHDRGEFLVEGEPVRFTSPREALDRGIATVYQDLAVVPLMSVWRNFFLGSEPTVGFGPFRALDRKTGRETTKKALSDMGIDLRDVEQPVGTLSGGERQCVAIARAVHFGAKVLILDEPTAALGVKQAGVVLKYVAQARDRGLGVVLITHNPHHAYPVADRFLLLKRGAALGSYEKSEIDINELTRQMAGGAELEALEHELRQVEAG